A stretch of the Parabacteroides timonensis genome encodes the following:
- a CDS encoding fimbrial protein, producing MNIKNILIVGVAILLGTACSKDKGSVSIDDLANAKLTIGVKASGAVTKAGDPNALEGEMYINNLAAVVFDETGTVLLGKAQENVNTQDGTAYLIDVPAKATKARIILLANLPSGVLDNVTTYDGFQSMLAELSAQSQADLTMSSQVIVTNNALVADDNYLGYESMGSENINGISSPLEVTRLAARVEVVAFHTNFKGSKLEGRTVRVEDVYIQNQKTASRYFSAGYWGPVVVNGHFSNSPKVTLNRILNDASPILETSYRHYIMENDADEEATQLVVRATLLEAPGYTAQTKTFYATVNANGLANKYDHNFVKRNYIYRMNITFGPNSFEILDGVLDVKVEVVGWGPVNQDVEIE from the coding sequence ATGAATATAAAAAATATATTGATAGTCGGAGTCGCTATACTACTGGGTACTGCTTGTTCAAAAGATAAGGGTTCTGTGTCTATCGACGATCTGGCAAATGCTAAACTGACCATTGGAGTGAAGGCATCCGGAGCGGTAACAAAAGCAGGTGACCCGAATGCCTTGGAGGGCGAAATGTATATTAATAATCTGGCCGCTGTCGTTTTCGATGAAACCGGAACTGTTTTGTTGGGAAAAGCTCAGGAGAATGTAAACACTCAGGATGGAACTGCCTATCTGATAGATGTGCCGGCTAAAGCGACTAAAGCCAGAATAATTCTGTTAGCCAATCTTCCGAGTGGTGTTCTTGATAATGTGACAACTTATGATGGTTTCCAATCTATGCTGGCAGAACTTTCTGCGCAATCACAGGCGGATCTGACCATGAGTAGCCAGGTAATCGTAACGAATAATGCACTTGTTGCTGATGATAACTATCTGGGATATGAAAGTATGGGAAGTGAAAATATAAACGGCATATCATCACCTTTGGAAGTAACTCGTTTGGCTGCACGTGTAGAAGTCGTTGCCTTTCATACAAATTTTAAAGGCTCGAAACTGGAAGGACGTACAGTCAGGGTGGAGGATGTTTATATTCAGAATCAAAAAACGGCATCCCGCTATTTTAGTGCCGGTTATTGGGGGCCTGTTGTTGTAAACGGACATTTCTCCAACAGTCCCAAAGTTACATTAAATAGAATATTGAACGACGCAAGTCCGATTCTGGAAACTTCATACAGACATTATATAATGGAAAATGATGCGGATGAAGAGGCAACTCAGTTGGTTGTCCGGGCTACATTACTGGAAGCTCCCGGCTATACAGCACAGACAAAAACATTTTATGCAACGGTCAATGCAAACGGACTGGCTAACAAATACGATCATAATTTCGTGAAGCGTAATTACATCTATCGTATGAATATAACATTCGGCCCGAACAGTTTTGAAATACTGGATGGAGTACTCGATGTTAAAGTAGAAGTAGTTGGCTGGGGACCGGTTAACCAGGATGTAGAGATAGAATAA
- a CDS encoding FimB/Mfa2 family fimbrial subunit produces MKDILFTKLHLLVVVFGLVTLFSSCIKEDLDSCAKLTLMVVNHNDEDVTALGVTSEAKLFVFDANSKLLETRELDLDFITGRKTIELPYPDNTKLHIVAWGNLKGKQNVTEPTKAEDLLVSLKSNNELAQSPDSLFFGDIDVEVMGNGVAGGDKQIVIRPKTGTVEMRTIGLQYVYQKQGLRATSTECNFYMNRTLNAYNSKGELTGDSVYYNPEGDWKATEWITPTPQTLYEGQKMTGSIEAGNKRYDVSKGEFEDGTVGPIEIYPFQKTLVVFEWGEDGAFLGAKIRVTPWGVVDDDIEF; encoded by the coding sequence ATGAAAGATATATTGTTTACAAAACTGCATTTATTAGTAGTAGTATTTGGGTTAGTGACCTTATTCAGTAGCTGTATCAAAGAAGATCTTGACAGTTGTGCAAAGCTAACTCTGATGGTAGTGAACCATAATGATGAAGATGTGACGGCGTTGGGTGTTACTTCGGAAGCAAAATTATTTGTATTTGATGCAAATTCAAAACTACTTGAAACAAGAGAGTTGGATTTGGATTTTATCACCGGTCGCAAAACGATAGAACTGCCATATCCGGATAATACAAAACTTCATATTGTTGCTTGGGGAAATCTGAAGGGAAAACAAAATGTAACGGAACCCACAAAAGCAGAAGATCTGTTAGTCTCGCTTAAAAGCAATAACGAATTGGCTCAATCTCCTGACAGCCTTTTCTTTGGAGATATTGATGTTGAAGTTATGGGAAATGGAGTTGCCGGAGGTGATAAGCAGATTGTGATAAGACCAAAAACAGGTACGGTTGAGATGCGTACGATTGGGTTACAATATGTGTATCAAAAACAAGGTTTGCGCGCTACATCTACTGAGTGTAATTTTTATATGAATCGGACATTAAATGCCTATAATTCAAAAGGAGAGTTGACAGGGGATAGTGTTTATTATAATCCCGAAGGAGACTGGAAAGCAACAGAATGGATTACACCAACTCCTCAAACACTTTACGAAGGACAGAAAATGACTGGCTCAATTGAAGCTGGTAATAAACGTTATGATGTCTCAAAAGGTGAATTTGAAGATGGTACTGTTGGTCCGATTGAAATCTATCCTTTCCAAAAAACGTTGGTGGTATTTGAGTGGGGTGAAGATGGTGCTTTTTTAGGTGCTAAAATTAGAGTGACTCCTTGGGGGGTAGTTGATGATGACATTGAGTTTTAA
- a CDS encoding fimbrial protein, with amino-acid sequence MKLRNLFLSTLVVCVCASCSKDDDSIKGPVEPVDAYISIAATSLTQTKAALPTLREGSTDVTPKTDIGSDDEKFISTLTAYVFKNEEGDQSLSTIGTAKSENGQSVTEIKHIPIKVTPDQTDPRKPSSSKFIVILVANGKLLTPKNLEEFKSLTLTDDISTCITNKRLPMVSESISCQGLIPIVKGAGEDGASTIYAENWITKDKIISFENSITDSSDKPDGVTPIELTRLVARVQVDKITFNYPDELAQFELENLSIVNVHSTSTFEEGDGEYVKGYVSDKYSPADKWISENSPIKDKLAQAYTKCILGKGEKAAESIDWLAETVESKYPQFISYAFSNPENVDHKTALLISGKFIRNSNAPDVKETRNFRVFLDDPKDSGGPMVKRNHIYKLNVTITGEGSSNEDKIELNAHVSAEITVANWSIIEQTEEDAN; translated from the coding sequence ATGAAATTAAGAAATTTATTTTTAAGCACGTTGGTTGTATGTGTGTGTGCATCCTGCTCCAAAGACGATGATAGTATTAAAGGGCCGGTAGAACCGGTAGATGCCTATATTTCGATTGCTGCTACATCATTGACCCAAACGAAAGCTGCGCTTCCTACTTTACGGGAAGGAAGTACGGATGTGACTCCAAAAACAGACATAGGTTCGGATGATGAAAAATTTATCTCTACATTGACGGCTTATGTGTTTAAGAATGAGGAGGGGGATCAGTCTTTGTCTACCATAGGTACTGCAAAATCAGAAAATGGCCAGTCGGTAACTGAAATTAAACATATACCTATCAAAGTAACACCTGATCAGACTGATCCGAGAAAGCCATCAAGTAGTAAGTTTATAGTTATTTTGGTAGCAAATGGAAAATTATTAACACCTAAAAATCTGGAAGAATTTAAGTCATTAACTTTGACAGATGATATTTCAACATGTATTACTAACAAGAGGTTACCTATGGTTAGTGAATCTATTTCATGTCAAGGGTTAATACCAATAGTAAAAGGGGCAGGGGAAGATGGAGCTTCCACAATCTATGCAGAGAACTGGATAACTAAAGATAAAATTATTTCTTTTGAAAATTCAATTACAGATTCATCAGATAAACCTGATGGTGTCACTCCTATTGAACTGACTCGTTTGGTAGCTCGTGTACAAGTGGATAAAATTACTTTTAATTATCCGGACGAACTGGCTCAGTTCGAACTGGAGAATTTATCGATTGTAAATGTGCATTCTACATCAACCTTTGAAGAAGGTGATGGTGAGTATGTGAAAGGATACGTATCAGATAAATATTCACCGGCAGATAAATGGATTTCAGAAAACTCTCCCATAAAAGATAAGTTAGCACAAGCTTATACAAAGTGTATTTTGGGTAAAGGCGAAAAAGCCGCTGAAAGTATTGATTGGTTGGCTGAAACAGTAGAATCAAAATACCCTCAGTTTATTAGCTATGCTTTTTCAAACCCTGAAAATGTAGACCACAAAACAGCCTTGTTGATATCCGGAAAATTCATAAGGAATTCGAATGCACCGGATGTAAAGGAAACAAGGAATTTCCGTGTGTTCCTGGATGATCCGAAGGATAGTGGAGGGCCTATGGTAAAACGAAATCATATCTATAAGTTGAATGTTACTATCACAGGTGAAGGATCTTCTAATGAGGATAAGATCGAATTGAATGCACATGTATCGGCAGAGATTACAGTGGCTAATTGGTCAATTATTGAACAAACTGAAGAGGATGCGAATTAA
- a CDS encoding fimbrial protein: MKLRNLLYATMVACAFASCSNDDDPIDNGGGNETPNAEAALEVKVATPALTKADVTDKTISSLAVLVFDVKTGRLESKGVDKEGKAGASSVIAEKITAGAKHVLVLANVESKVSSYTAGLTNGIEYSKVLDDTKTFADEVDGTLSMNSGVYDVDIQAGVTNYLGYTEAQAQEYEGHYLSQAKGKTVKLYRNVAKIVLNQIQVTADPAKYKNATLDIENVFILHANKTTKLVGAEGEPWGTTMQTPLNYLNGAENEVYVGWADYMEDFEANKIIQKYLTDIKVYDYASVFSLDLSANGINGQTPWEPTTGNSSYVYENTSTDIYTLLVVQGKFKYGEVKNPASRYYSVAIGKDGITGINKDGTYDAPQGFDGSRSSLSGTVRNLQYNVDLKVAGPGYTTPFGPKAEDDTYLDVKVEVVDFGNINQSTEIE; the protein is encoded by the coding sequence ATGAAACTAAGAAATTTATTGTATGCAACAATGGTTGCATGTGCATTCGCTTCTTGCTCGAATGATGACGATCCAATTGATAATGGTGGAGGAAATGAAACTCCAAATGCAGAAGCTGCTTTGGAAGTAAAGGTTGCAACACCGGCATTAACAAAAGCGGACGTAACAGATAAAACAATTTCTTCTTTAGCAGTATTGGTCTTTGATGTAAAAACTGGACGTTTGGAATCTAAAGGTGTTGATAAAGAAGGCAAAGCGGGAGCTTCTTCTGTGATAGCAGAGAAGATTACTGCCGGTGCTAAGCATGTTTTGGTGTTAGCTAATGTTGAAAGTAAAGTTAGTAGTTATACTGCTGGTTTGACAAATGGTATTGAATACTCTAAAGTGTTAGATGATACTAAGACTTTTGCAGACGAAGTAGATGGAACACTTTCAATGAATAGCGGTGTTTATGATGTAGATATTCAGGCTGGTGTAACAAATTACTTAGGTTATACAGAAGCTCAGGCTCAAGAATATGAAGGTCATTATCTAAGTCAAGCAAAAGGTAAAACTGTTAAATTGTATCGTAATGTAGCAAAGATCGTTCTTAACCAAATACAAGTTACAGCTGATCCAGCAAAATATAAAAATGCAACGTTGGATATTGAAAATGTATTTATTTTGCATGCAAATAAAACAACGAAGTTAGTTGGTGCTGAAGGTGAGCCATGGGGAACAACTATGCAGACTCCTCTTAATTATCTAAATGGTGCTGAAAATGAAGTCTATGTTGGATGGGCAGACTATATGGAAGATTTCGAAGCTAATAAAATCATACAGAAATATTTGACAGATATTAAAGTGTATGATTATGCTTCAGTTTTTAGCTTAGACCTGTCTGCTAATGGCATAAATGGACAAACCCCGTGGGAACCAACTACAGGTAACTCTTCTTATGTATATGAAAATACATCGACTGATATTTACACATTACTGGTAGTACAAGGCAAATTCAAATATGGAGAAGTCAAAAATCCGGCAAGCAGATATTATTCTGTAGCGATAGGTAAGGATGGAATTACGGGAATAAATAAAGATGGTACTTATGATGCACCTCAAGGTTTTGACGGTTCTCGCTCTTCACTGTCTGGTACAGTTCGTAACTTACAATATAATGTTGATTTGAAAGTTGCCGGTCCTGGTTATACAACTCCGTTTGGTCCGAAAGCTGAAGATGATACTTACTTGGATGTAAAGGTTGAAGTAGTTGATTTTGGTAATATCAATCAAAGCACTGAAATTGAATAA
- a CDS encoding fimbrial protein: protein MKLKSYIFSILAVALLSCSTDDVDDVIKKEEPLVCNATLSLAVKSDVKTKALISADYNRIKKLSLAIFVKDKLLSLTEVSAQGKEKVTSITDVPVVAGAVKLILFANYFDDENLTKIKAAGTNISEYKKLEVLLKNEKNVNDQDNSGNGLTMSSEILEYDLKPGRNYVGFDEGEDGYVVTKNPVKLIRNVSKVQLETIFLRPSDNYQGKGNVTFKLKEFFVANVKSRSKLISDNGSAEVFDSNSDFWLSGAYANIEGALKNGQATKTSYLFYDVINPPQNFNKMNGCFPFLNKDPLVCDGNIFGLDESNRNIIEIKAEYQNGIDYKEYPKIGTSYGPLIPLGTYFYVYENMLKQSDNRTLLIVKGDYTYEPVEKEKKVVLKDRYYAVTINKKGESVDLSGGTPEHIYVKRNNVYNVILTIMGPGSDTPYDIQNTAHMSALVKVKDWDVVNQEEEVD, encoded by the coding sequence ATGAAACTGAAAAGTTACATATTCTCTATTCTTGCAGTAGCTTTATTATCGTGTTCTACAGACGATGTGGATGATGTGATAAAAAAGGAAGAGCCTTTAGTTTGTAATGCTACCTTATCTTTGGCTGTTAAAAGCGATGTTAAAACAAAGGCTCTTATTTCTGCTGACTATAATAGAATAAAAAAGTTGTCATTAGCAATCTTTGTGAAAGATAAATTGTTGAGTTTGACTGAAGTTTCTGCACAAGGAAAAGAGAAAGTAACCAGTATAACGGATGTACCGGTTGTAGCCGGGGCTGTGAAGCTTATTTTATTTGCCAATTATTTCGATGATGAAAATTTGACTAAAATAAAAGCAGCGGGGACAAACATTTCAGAATATAAAAAGCTAGAAGTCTTGCTGAAGAATGAAAAGAATGTAAATGATCAGGATAATTCTGGAAATGGTTTGACGATGAGTAGTGAAATTCTGGAATATGATTTAAAACCAGGACGTAATTATGTGGGATTTGATGAGGGAGAAGATGGATATGTTGTTACTAAGAATCCTGTAAAATTAATTAGAAATGTTTCAAAGGTTCAACTTGAAACTATTTTTCTCCGACCAAGTGATAATTATCAGGGTAAAGGCAATGTAACTTTCAAATTGAAAGAATTTTTTGTGGCAAATGTAAAAAGCCGATCAAAACTTATTTCAGACAATGGTTCTGCCGAAGTTTTCGATTCAAACTCAGACTTTTGGTTAAGTGGTGCGTATGCAAATATTGAGGGAGCTTTAAAAAATGGTCAGGCAACCAAAACATCTTATTTATTCTATGATGTAATTAATCCTCCACAAAACTTTAACAAAATGAATGGTTGTTTCCCATTTCTAAATAAAGATCCTTTGGTTTGTGACGGTAATATTTTCGGACTGGATGAATCAAATAGAAATATAATTGAAATTAAAGCCGAGTACCAAAATGGTATAGATTACAAAGAATATCCCAAAATTGGAACGTCTTATGGTCCTTTGATTCCATTAGGTACATATTTTTATGTGTATGAAAATATGTTAAAACAGAGTGACAATAGAACATTACTGATTGTTAAGGGCGACTATACGTATGAACCTGTGGAAAAAGAGAAAAAGGTTGTGTTAAAAGATCGGTATTATGCTGTAACAATCAATAAGAAAGGGGAGTCTGTTGATTTATCAGGGGGAACTCCTGAACATATTTATGTAAAACGTAATAATGTTTATAATGTTATTTTGACAATAATGGGTCCTGGATCTGATACTCCTTATGATATACAAAATACGGCTCATATGAGTGCTTTGGTTAAGGTTAAGGACTGGGATGTTGTAAATCAGGAAGAAGAAGTCGATTAA
- a CDS encoding response regulator, producing the protein MNNNRALFRKWTVFLACFVLCGQRVFAAGEAVGTIDIIVLVFTVLLAILFISACFYLKKMYTGFTGQSKVIAKEKESLIRQRDEAVEKSKELEVEKAALEESKDSIEARLSELESQKSELARVNEELTQKLTEKETMISTLNGNKKDLEQMLVAKIKESDSLQREVADKLSEAEQRLVEAESIHDTFFIETIHEMRTPLSLVLGSLALIVQNKDENQEMSTQLLSAYRNTLALQDLADQLIGTRRANDVANYLRIARYDLVEISRQICDLFVDWVAMNNVDFQVNTQTSVLWIWLDRRKMEYALRTLLSNAFKNTFAYGKVSLNLSVVQKDGRAYCSLSVEDEGLDENAGTRRGIRQVSDMVDDIGGIFSNETTTAGTVYTLLIPLGKQHLLDRRVEFVEPEADLVRLNDRQKEEIAEFIQIIPQKKTTGKKILVIDDSDQIRWFLKHVFAKEYEIFEARNGEEGVQVALATLPDLVLCDVMMPVKDGFETCKILKNNPRTSQIPIVMLTAKVESEDVITGIEAGADDYITKPFDVEILRSKLNSLVKRREQLKQYFTSNLAGSTVVDADQNEPALPSNPFMDLVIKNIEMHLDDSTFEAKVLADSLNMSLPTLYRKIKQFSDCSILELTRTIRLKKAAELIQTQQYSVQEVAEMVGFNDTATFRKRFTEQYGTTPSQYGQP; encoded by the coding sequence ATGAATAATAATAGAGCTTTGTTCAGGAAATGGACTGTGTTTCTTGCTTGCTTTGTTTTGTGTGGGCAACGCGTGTTTGCTGCTGGAGAAGCTGTTGGTACTATCGACATTATTGTACTGGTGTTCACTGTTCTTTTAGCAATACTTTTTATCTCTGCTTGTTTTTATTTGAAAAAGATGTACACTGGCTTTACGGGACAGTCGAAGGTGATTGCGAAAGAAAAAGAGTCGTTGATCCGGCAGAGGGATGAAGCTGTGGAGAAGAGTAAAGAACTGGAAGTCGAAAAAGCGGCTCTGGAAGAAAGTAAAGATTCCATCGAAGCCAGACTCTCTGAACTGGAATCCCAAAAGAGCGAGTTGGCAAGAGTGAATGAAGAGCTTACCCAAAAGCTGACCGAGAAAGAAACAATGATCTCTACATTGAACGGCAATAAGAAAGATCTGGAGCAGATGCTTGTTGCCAAGATAAAGGAAAGTGACTCGCTTCAACGTGAGGTGGCCGATAAACTGTCGGAAGCGGAGCAACGGTTGGTTGAAGCCGAAAGCATTCATGATACTTTCTTTATCGAAACGATTCACGAAATGCGTACCCCTCTTTCGCTGGTGTTAGGTTCGCTGGCCCTGATCGTGCAGAATAAAGATGAAAATCAGGAAATGTCGACTCAGTTACTTTCAGCCTATCGAAATACACTGGCCCTGCAGGACCTTGCCGACCAGTTGATCGGGACCAGGCGGGCAAACGATGTCGCCAATTATTTGCGTATTGCCCGTTACGACTTGGTGGAAATATCCCGCCAGATTTGTGACTTGTTCGTAGACTGGGTTGCAATGAACAATGTCGACTTTCAGGTCAACACTCAAACGTCTGTACTCTGGATATGGCTCGACCGTCGCAAGATGGAATATGCATTGCGTACATTATTATCTAATGCATTCAAAAATACTTTCGCTTACGGTAAAGTATCTTTGAACCTCTCCGTTGTTCAGAAAGACGGCAGAGCATATTGCTCCCTCTCGGTAGAGGACGAAGGATTAGATGAAAATGCCGGTACTCGCCGCGGAATACGACAGGTTTCCGATATGGTAGATGATATTGGTGGTATTTTCAGTAATGAAACGACTACGGCAGGTACTGTCTATACCTTATTAATACCGTTAGGCAAACAACACCTGCTCGACCGTCGTGTGGAATTTGTGGAGCCGGAGGCCGACCTAGTGAGATTGAACGACCGTCAGAAGGAAGAAATTGCAGAATTTATCCAGATTATCCCGCAAAAGAAGACAACGGGAAAGAAAATACTGGTGATCGACGATAGCGACCAGATCCGTTGGTTCTTGAAACATGTCTTTGCCAAGGAATATGAGATATTCGAAGCCCGCAACGGTGAAGAAGGGGTGCAGGTTGCCCTGGCTACCTTGCCTGACCTGGTGCTTTGTGATGTCATGATGCCGGTGAAAGATGGTTTTGAAACTTGTAAGATACTGAAGAATAATCCTCGTACTTCCCAGATCCCGATTGTCATGCTGACAGCCAAGGTAGAAAGTGAAGATGTCATCACCGGAATCGAGGCCGGGGCCGACGATTATATCACCAAGCCGTTCGATGTCGAAATACTTCGCAGCAAGTTGAACAGCCTGGTTAAACGCCGTGAACAGTTGAAGCAGTATTTCACCAGTAATCTGGCTGGCAGTACCGTAGTCGATGCAGACCAGAATGAGCCGGCCTTACCCAGCAATCCGTTCATGGATCTGGTCATTAAAAATATCGAGATGCACCTCGACGACTCCACCTTTGAGGCAAAGGTGCTCGCAGACTCATTGAACATGAGTCTGCCGACGCTGTATCGTAAGATCAAACAGTTCTCCGATTGCAGTATCCTGGAACTGACGCGTACGATCCGCCTGAAGAAAGCCGCCGAATTGATTCAGACCCAACAATACTCCGTGCAGGAAGTAGCCGAAATGGTCGGCTTCAACGATACGGCCACTTTCCGTAAGCGTTTCACGGAGCAATACGGGACGACGCCTTCGCAGTACGGGCAGCCGTAA
- a CDS encoding FimB/Mfa2 family fimbrial subunit, with protein sequence MKKGKIFTNCLFSVCMLIAMISLASCSADSDATSSIDNSIIENASNQGNTSFSVVLKAYSDNKDITVKGDVDQTTLFVFDQQGDFYKQINVDRTYLLQAKPIEIACPGSKQITVVAWAGISGENETISAMNQANIISDLQVSLKQNNGVAASLPGDLFYGQVTLKSNTLTKSSTETLKIERKVSSISLVTKGIIKVLDSKEGDFYYKVKKTKSSFNHNGELTGEDIEYIIPATLNEKGNVVADNTTILPASNITVELYKDDTMILSSENVKNLEKVSVNEGELSEMTFDLSRNSGNIVVTDWGTVIQHVTID encoded by the coding sequence ATGAAAAAGGGTAAAATTTTCACAAATTGTTTGTTTTCTGTTTGCATGCTGATCGCTATGATCTCTTTAGCCAGTTGCTCTGCAGACAGCGATGCCACTTCCAGTATCGACAACAGCATCATCGAAAATGCTTCTAATCAAGGAAATACTTCTTTTTCAGTCGTTCTGAAAGCTTATTCAGACAACAAAGACATTACGGTTAAAGGCGATGTGGACCAGACTACATTGTTCGTATTCGATCAGCAAGGTGATTTCTACAAACAAATCAATGTTGACAGAACGTATCTGTTGCAGGCTAAACCGATCGAAATAGCATGTCCGGGATCAAAACAGATCACAGTGGTAGCATGGGCCGGTATTTCTGGTGAAAACGAAACTATCAGTGCAATGAACCAGGCTAACATCATTTCTGATTTACAGGTGAGCCTGAAACAAAATAATGGCGTTGCAGCATCTTTGCCAGGTGATTTGTTCTACGGACAGGTTACATTGAAAAGCAACACATTGACAAAATCAAGTACTGAAACTTTGAAAATCGAACGCAAAGTGTCTTCCATTTCTTTGGTTACAAAAGGAATTATCAAAGTTTTGGATTCAAAAGAAGGCGATTTTTATTATAAAGTAAAGAAAACAAAAAGCTCTTTTAATCACAACGGTGAATTGACAGGAGAAGATATTGAATATATCATTCCGGCCACTTTAAATGAAAAAGGAAATGTCGTTGCTGATAATACAACGATCCTGCCGGCTTCTAATATCACTGTAGAGCTTTATAAAGACGATACTATGATTCTTTCTTCCGAAAATGTCAAAAATTTGGAGAAAGTGTCTGTAAACGAAGGAGAACTGTCAGAAATGACTTTCGATCTTTCCAGAAATAGTGGCAATATTGTTGTAACAGACTGGGGTACAGTTATTCAGCACGTCACTATCGATTAA